The Parambassis ranga chromosome 1, fParRan2.1, whole genome shotgun sequence genome includes a region encoding these proteins:
- the LOC114438540 gene encoding neuroblast differentiation-associated protein AHNAK isoform X3: MLSHRRGRSLSEALTLEQSEEGGLIISSINSASSNQGLKEGDEILGAAINFDQLSKEEVMNVLKLMEPFDQKVQVLTRSNLSKSLENLDQCVKTPETMLKESYNKLYNGKIKKFMRDDVSDAEEDRVNLKHEAGLPRLGVDFGLLKPKSKSDLQPSAVEVKDGNNLNLPPLGLGLNGTTSGEAQIPRLKLDDTSPQLNNPNFQVPGKLPEGTNLNATVGVPLPNTGLSGPSLSGPECDSKTAAVEIPDIPSGKLSIKSKRLKSPALNLDDPSSYVESPKLRLSGRSPNLDLEMPDNNGLPLDVKGADIDMSVGGVKVPHKKPRISLKSPDLDMDAPGGFTFPKFGFSDKGEADVKTPDVSLETPKIKAPDLTLPKADLKGPNLTTDIDNKGPSIKGSKFAMPKFDLPDIKVPAWNGDLEGPDVHLVAPELKTGIAHPDLNVPPGPMLKGLEGGLKTPDLDLSPPQLKGSINYPDMPDVDLHKPKLNLSAPDANLHMPSGKIQMPKFNFSGTLPKGPNLDTNTDLKSPDLSLKAPKIKGGINAPDMDLSNMDLKAPKLDVNAPDVNIGSPKTKLKFPKFKMPKFSLSGPKGPEIDGSLNGPDININAPKLNLKTPKADLEMPDMDISGPSGKLKKPNLNLPGLGLSGAKLDGPNLDLKSPDLDFSGPSLGGGLKTPDINMPKVDLKSPKMDLNSPKLNLDMPSGKLKMPKVNLSGALPKGPNLDLNADLKSPDLSLKAPKIKGGIDAPELNLPKMDLKAPKLDVNAPDVNIGSPKTKLKFPKFKMPKFSLSGPKGPEIDGSLDGPDIDINAPKLNLKTPKADLEMPDMDISGPSGKFKKPNLNLPNLGLPGAKLDGPNLDLKSPDLNLSGPSLSGGLKAPDINMPKVDLKGPNANLDMPSGKLKMPDLHGPDWDVSAPSGKLKMPKVNLSGALPKGPNLDLNADLKSPDLSLKAPKIKGGIDAPELNLPKMDLKAPKLDVNAPDVNIGSPKTKLKFPKFKMPKFSLSGPKGPEIDGSLDGPDIDINAPKLNLKTPKADLEMPDMDISGPSGKFKKPNLNLPNLGLPGAKLDGPNLDLKSPDLNLSGPSLSGGLKAPDINMPKVDLKGPNANLDMPSGKLKMPDLHGPDWDVSAPSGKLKMHKVNLSGALPKGPNLDLNADLKSPDLSLKAPKIKGGIDAPNLNLPKMDLKAPKLDVNAPDVNIGSPKTKLKFPKFKMPKFSLSGPKGPEIDGSLDGPDIDINAPKLNLKTPKADLEMPDMDISGPSGKFKKPNLNLPGLGLSGAKLDGPNLDLKSPDLNLSGPSLSGGLKAPDINMPKVDLKGPNANLDMPSGKLKMPKVNLSGALPKGPNLDLNADLKSPDLSLKAPKIKGGIDAPNLNLPKMDLKAPKLDVNTPDVNIGSPKTKLKFPKFKMPKFSLSGPKGPEIDGSLDGPDIDINAPKLNLKTPKADLEMPDIDISGPSGKFKKPNLNLPGLGLSGAKLDGPNLDLKSPDLNLSGPSLGGGLKTPDLNMPKVDLKSPKMDLNSPKLNLDMPSGKLKMPKFNLSGALPKGPNLDVNADLKSPDLSLKAPKIKGGIDAPDLDLPNMDLKTPKLDVNAPDINIGSPKAKMKMPKFKMPKVSLPNLKGPEIDGSLNVPDVDINAPKVHVKGSKNGFEMPDVDFGSPSGKLKTPHLKLNSDLKTPDLSLSAPKIKGGFEAPKLASPKVDIKAPRLDVNHPDANISFPDAEFKKPKMPKCPNVSISPDLQGPDLSIPNLDINSPKLKMPSLHAQDLSLSGPKVKTPDMNLSGPKLKGLSMPGLKFPDANIKGPKLDLSAKHPDLELSGDIGEPKMTDFTGPQVKDIRGPDVDMYVSSGSFHSPQADLDLADKKTKLPSFKLPQFGNPDLSGVGSDMDFGASLRPKNVDISPPNAKLSMKPADLKGNITGPRVSAPNVDLSMPKAAIHNPQLHLKSQDLNIDDPSGKFKKPSYKSRKSDITGVNMKTPDLDIDGDVRLRQTERRSPRTKARSSYPVVDGDLDHRIDLNRSDLNIDDFTGKDHVLRARGSTLDLQTPRIHGQTPSLSGVLFNTRDPRNSRKNPSADNERSKAREAQNQKLPNRKYNTLGRHNFHPGNFDLEVPGENDLKGSTFFFSNLV, translated from the exons atg CTGTCACACCGCAGGGGAAGAAGCCTCTCTGAGGCCCTGACCCTGGAACAGTCAGAGGAGGGGGGGCTGATCATCTCCAGTATCAATAGCGCCTCATCCAACCAGGGACTAAAGGAAG GGGATGAAATTTTGGGGGCAGCAATCAATTTTGATCAATTGTCCAAGGAGGAGGTGATGAATGTACTGAAGCTGATGGAGCCATTTGATCAAAAAGTCCAAGTCCTCACTCGGAGCAATCTAAGCAAGAGCCTCGAAAATCTGGACCAGTGTGTAAAAACTCCAGAGACG ATGCTGAAGGAGTCCTACAACAAACTGTACAATGGCAAGATAAAGAAGTTCATGAGAGATGACGTGAGTGATGCTGAAGAGGACCGTGTCAACCTGAAACATGAAGCAGGCTTGCCTCGTCTTGGAGTTGACTTTGGACTTCTGAAACCCAAGAGTAAATCTGATTTACAACCTTCTGCTGTTGAGGTGAAAGATGGCAACAATCTGAACCTTCCGCCTTTAGGTCTCGGCTTGAATGGGACTACTTCAGGTGAAGCTCAGATACCCAGACTGAAACTTGATGATACAAGTCCACAGCTTAACAATCCAAACTTCCAGGTTCCAGGGAAATTACCAGAGGGTACAAATCTCAATGCCACAGTTGGTGTGCCACTACCAAACACTGGTCTCTCAGGGCCTTCTTTAAGTGGTCCAGAATGTGACTCCAAGACAGCAGCTGTAGAAATCCCAGACATTCCCTCAGGTAAGCTCAGTATCAAGTCCAAGAGACTAAAAAGCCCAGCTCTAAATCTAGATGATCCTTCCAGTTATGTAGAATCACCCAAGCTTAGGCTGTCTGGGAGATCCCCTAACTTAGACCTAGAAATGCCAGATAATAATGGATTACCACTGGATGTGAAAGGGGCAGATATAGACATGTCTGTAGGTGGAGTCAAAGTGCCACATAAGAAGCCAAGGATTTCTCTTAAGTCTCCAGATTTAGATATGGATGCTCCTGGTGGGTTCACATTTCCCAAATTTGGATTCTCTGACAAAGGTGAAGCTGATGTCAAAACGCCTGATGTAAGCCTTGAAACACCAAAGATAAAAGCACCTGACCTAACTCTACCCAAGGCTGACCTAAAAGGACCAAATTTGACCACTGACATTGACAATAAAGGCCCGTCCATTAAGGGTTCTAAGTTTGCAATGCCTAAATTTGACTTACCAGACATCAAGGTTCCAGCTTGGAATGGAGACTTGGAGGGACCGGATGTGCACCTGGTAGCACCAGAACTCAAAACTGGAATTGCACACCCTGATTTAAATGTGCCACCAGGTCCAATGCTGAAAGGGCTTGAGGGTGGGCTAAAAACTCCAGACCTTGATCTATCACCCCCCCAATTGAAAGGATCTATCAATTACCCAGATATGCCTGATGTAGACCTACATAAACCCAAACTAAATCTTTCTGCCCCTGATGCAAACTTACATATGCCCTCGGGTAAAATCCAGATGCCAAAATTTAACTTTTCAGGCACACTGCCAAAGGGACCAAAtctagacacaaacacagatctgAAGTCACCAGATTTGAGTCTAAAAGCTCCAAAGATAAAAGGTGGAATTAATGCTCCAGACATGGACTTGTCAAACATGGACCTTAAAGCTCCAAAGTTAGATGTGAACGCTCCAGATGTCAACATTGGCTCTCCCAAAACAAAGCTCAAGTTTCCTAAATTCAAGATGCCTAAATTTAGTCTTTCGGGCCCAAAGGGACCTGAGATAGATGGCAGTTTAAATGGACCAGACATCAATATAAATGCACCCAAACTCAACCTCAAAACTCCCAAAGCTGATCTTGAGATGCCAGACATGGACATATCTGGTCCATCTGGGAAACTGAAAAAGCCAAACCTGAACCTGCCTGGTTTAGGGCTCTCGGGTGCAAAGTTAGATGGTCCTAACTTGGACCTCAAATCACCTGACTTAGATTTCTCTGGTCCCAGTCTCGGTGGTGGACTAAAGACACCAGATATCAACATGCCAAAGGTTGACCTTAAAAGCCCTAAAATGGACCTCAACAGCCCAAAACTCAACTTAGACATGCCATCAGGCAAACTGAAAATGCCTAAAGTTAATCTTTCAGGTGCTTTACCAAAGGGACCAAATCTGGATCTAAATGCAGATCTGAAGTCACCAGATTTGAGTCTAAAAGCTCCAAAGATAAAAGGTGGAATTGATGCTCCAGAACTGAACTTGCCAAAAATGGATCTTAAAGCTCCAAAGTTAGATGTGAACGCTCCAGATGTCAACATTGGCTCTCCCAAAACAAAGCTCAAGTTTCCTAAATTCAAGATGCCTAAATTTAGTCTTTCGGGCCCAAAGGGACCTGAGATAGATGGCAGTTTAGATGGACCAGACATTGATATAAATGCACCCAAACTCAATCTCAAAACTCCCAAAGCTGATCTTGAGATGCCAGACATGGACATATCTGGTCCATCTGGGAAATTCAAGAAGCCAAACCTGAACCTGCCTAATTTAGGGCTCCCTGGTGCAAAGTTAGATGGTCCTAACTTAGACCTCAAATCACCTGACCTAAATCTCTCTGGTCCCAGCCTCAGTGGTGGACTAAAAGCACCAGATATAAACATGCCAAAGGTTGACCTCAAAGGCCCAAATGCTAACTTAGACATGCCATCAGGCAAACTGAAAATGCCAGATCTTCATGGTCCAGACTGGGATGTCAGCGCTCCTTCTGGCAAATTGAAAATGCCTAAAGTTAATCTTTCAGGTGCTTTACCAAAGGGACCAAATCTGGATCTAAATGCAGATCTGAAGTCACCAGATTTGAGTCTAAAAGCTCCAAAGATAAAAGGTGGAATTGATGCTCCAGAACTGAACTTGCCAAAAATGGATCTTAAAGCTCCAAAGTTAGATGTGAACGCTCCAGATGTCAACATTGGCTCTCCCAAAACAAAGCTCAAGTTTCCTAAATTCAAGATGCCTAAATTTAGTCTTTCGGGCCCAAAGGGACCTGAGATAGATGGCAGTTTAGATGGACCAGACATTGATATAAATGCACCCAAACTCAATCTCAAAACTCCCAAAGCTGATCTTGAGATGCCAGACATGGACATATCTGGTCCATCTGGGAAATTCAAGAAGCCAAACCTGAACCTGCCTAATTTAGGGCTCCCTGGTGCAAAGTTAGATGGTCCTAACTTAGACCTCAAATCACCTGACCTAAATCTCTCTGGTCCCAGCCTCAGTGGTGGACTAAAAGCACCAGATATAAACATGCCAAAGGTTGACCTCAAAGGCCCAAATGCTAACTTAGACATGCCATCAGGCAAACTGAAAATGCCAGATCTTCATGGTCCAGACTGGGATGTCAGCGCTCCTTCTGGCAAATTGAAAATGCATAAAGTTAATCTTTCAGGTGCTTTACCAAAGGGACCAAATCTGGATCTAAATGCAGATCTGAAGTCACCAGATTTGAGTCTAAAAGCTCCAAAGATAAAAGGTGGAATTGATGCTCCAAACCTAAACTTGCCAAAAATGGATCTTAAAGCTCCAAAGTTAGATGTGAACGCTCCAGATGTCAACATTGGCTCTCCCAAAACAAAGCTCAAGTTTCCTAAATTCAAGATGCCTAAATTTAGTCTTTCGGGCCCAAAGGGACCTGAGATAGATGGCAGTTTAGATGGACCAGACATTGATATAAATGCACCCAAACTCAATCTCAAAACTCCCAAAGCTGATCTTGAGATGCCAGACATGGACATATCTGGTCCATCTGGGAAATTCAAGAAGCCAAACCTGAACCTGCCTGGTTTAGGGCTCTCTGGTGCAAAGTTAGATGGTCCTAACTTAGACCTCAAATCACCTGACCTAAATCTCTCTGGTCCCAGCCTCAGTGGTGGACTAAAAGCACCAGATATAAACATGCCAAAGGTTGACCTCAAAGGCCCAAATGCTAACTTAGACATGCCATCAGGCAAACTGAAA ATGCCTAAAGTTAATCTTTCAGGTGCTTTACCAAAGGGACCAAATCTGGATCTAAATGCAGATCTGAAGTCACCAGATTTGAGTCTAAAAGCTCCAAAGATAAAAGGTGGAATTGATGCTCCAAACCTAAACTTGCCAAAAATGGATCTTAAAGCTCCAAAGTTAGATGTGAACACTCCAGATGTCAACATTGGCTCTCCCAAAACAAAGCTCAAGTTTCCTAAATTCAAGATGCCTAAATTTAGTCTTTCGGGCCCAAAGGGACCTGAGATAGATGGCAGTTTAGATGGACCAGACATTGATATAAATGCACCCAAACTCAATCTCAAAACTCCCAAAGCTGATCTTGAGATGCCAGACATAGACATATCTGGTCCATCTGGGAAATTCAAGAAGCCAAACCTGAACCTGCCTGGTTTAGGGCTCTCTGGTGCAAAGTTAGATGGTCCTAACTTAGACCTCAAATCACCTGACCTAAATCTCTCTGGTCCCAGTCTCGGTGGTGGACTAAAGACACCAGATTTAAACATGCCAAAGGTTGACCTTAAAAGCCCCAAAATGGACCTCAACAGCCCAAAACTCAACTTAGACATGCCATCAGGCAAACTGAAAATGCCTAAATTTAACCTTTCAGGTGCTTTGCCAAAGGGACCAAATCTGGACGTAAATGCAGATCTGAAGTCACCAGATTTGAGCCTGAAAGCTCCAAAGATAAAAGGTGGAATTGATGCTCCAGACCTGGACTTGCCAAACATGGACCTTAAAACTCCAAAGTTAGATGTGAATGCTCCAGATATCAACATTGGCTCACCTAAAGCAAAGATGAAAATGCCTAAATTCAAAATGCCTAAAGTTAGTCTACCAAACCTTAAAGGTCCAGAGATTGATGGCAGCTTAAATGTTCCAGACGTTGACATCAATGCACCAAAGGTCCATGTCAAAGGTTCGAAAAATGGTTTTGAAATGCCAGATGTTGATTTTGGCAGCCCATCAGGAAAATTGAAAACACCACATCTGAAATTAAATTCAGACCTAAAAACTCCAGATTTGAGTCTCAGTGCTCCAAAGATAAAAGGTGGATTTGAGGCCCCTAAACTGGCTTCTCCAAAGGTGGACATCAAAGCTCCCAGGTTAGATGTGAACCATCCAGATGCCAACATTTCTTTTCCTGATGCAGAGTTCAAAAAGCCGAAAATGCCAAAATGCCCCAATGTTTCCATAAGTCCAGATCTACAAGGGCCTGATCTGAGTATTCCAAATTTAGATATTAATAGTCCAAAGTTAAAAATGCCAAGTTTACACGCACAAGACCTTAGTCTCTCTGGACCCAAAGTAAAAACACCAGACATGAACCTCTCAGGACCTAAGCTAAAAGGTTTAAGCATGCCAGGTTTAAAATTCCCAGATGCCAATATCAAAGGTCCCAAGCTAGACCTCAGTGCCAAACATCCAGATCTGGAATTAAGTGGTGATATAGGAGAACCTAAAATGACTGACTTCACAGGCCCCCAAGTGAAGGACATAAGAGGTCCAGATGTTGACATGTATGTTTCCTCAGGAAGCTTCCATTCTCCTCAGGCTGACCTTGATTTGGCAGACAAAAAAACCAAACTGCCATCTTTTAAGCTGCCTCAGTTCGGAAACCCAGATCTTAGTGGGGTCGGGTCTGATATGGACTTTGGTGCATCTCTTAGGCCAAAGAATGTTGACATTTCTCCACCAAATGCTAAACTGAGCATGAAGCCAGCAGATTTAAAGGGAAATATCACAGGTCCAAGGGTTAGTGCTCCAAATGTAGACCTCAGCATGCCCAAGGCTGCTATACACAATCCGCAGCTGCATCTGAAATCTCAGGATCTTAACATAGATGATCCTTCGGGGAAGTTCAAGAAACCTTCATATAAGAGCCGCAAATCAGATATAACCGGTGTGAACATGAAAACACCTGATCTGGATATAGATGGTGATGTCAGACTTCGTCAAACTGAAAGAAGGTCACCTAGAACTAAAGCAAGGTCCAGCTACCCTGTGGTGGATGGTGATCTAGACCATCGTATCGACTTAAATCGATCAGATCTCAACATTGACGATTTCACAGGAAAAGATCATGTGCTTAGGGCCAGGGGTTCAACACTGGACCTCCAGACACCACGGATTCATGGACAGACACCCTCACTTTCAGGAGTCCTCTTTAATACAAGGGACCccagaaacagcagaaaaaaccCATCTGCAGACAACGAAAGGTCAAAAGCAAGAGAGGCACAAAATCAAAAGTTGCCAAACCGTAAATATAACACTCTCGGAAGGCACAACTTTCATCCAGGAAACTTCGACCTTGAAGTTCCAGGTGAAAATGACCTAAAAGGttcaaccttttttttctctaaccTTGTATAG